The segment TGTGAGTAGAACTGCGCCATCAGGTGTTCGGTGGTGTGGTCCTCCAGCTCCCAAAGCGTGGACACAACGGAATCGGCTCCTGCCTCGATAAAGGCGTTCACAAGGTTTGCTACACCCGTTTGTCCAACCGGCCCGACACCGGTATTGCAGGCTGAGAGAGTGACCAATTTCGCTTTCAGATGGAGGCCGCGGATTTCGCGCACTTGCAACAAGCCATCCTCTGCGCTGGTTGTTTGTTCCGGCGCGAATACCAACGCTGATCGGTCGGGATAGTCTAGGTCGGCATACCCATGAAGAGCAAGATGTACAACCTCCGTACTCTCCATCGAGACTTGCTTGAAACGCGATTCCGTCGCGTCTGCTCCTAAGAGGATCGTGCTTGGATGTGGCAGGTCGCCCGCAATTGTTTCCACTTCTTTCTTGCTGTCTGGGAGCGGTATAAGCTGGCTGCGTTGAGGTCCGTTTATAGCTCTTAGAACCGGATTCCGGGTGTCGGCAGGTTGAGTCCATGCAGCGACTCCGATGTACGGCATGGCAACCGCTTCCCTGCTTTCGCTGCGTCTCGATAGCAGCTCGTAGACCGTGGACGAAGGTGCCACATCGACAGTATGGGTCTTGAGGACGTAAGCGGTGTTATCAGCAAGCGCCGAAAATGGCAGAAGATGAAGTGAGCCATCGGGAATAATCACAAGGTCTGCTTTTTCGCTGTACTGCTTGATTGGCTCTATTAGTTCCGAAAAGAGATGCTGTGCGAGAGCTCGATCTTCCTTCTGATCGTGAATTTCCTTCCTGTAGCGGTTGGCGTCTGCTTCAATCACGCTCTTGGAAGGCAACTGGTAAGGCGTCACAGTCTCGCGTGTGATGGCGAAAGCATAGGAGTTGGGTTCTGCAAGCACGTATTCGATCAGTAGGGCGTTTGCCGATAGGCTGCGCTGCAACTCCGACAAACGAACTGGATGCGCGATGGTCTGCTGCGTTAGCGCGCTGGGGCTGATCCGCAGCTCAGTGTTGTATATCGCGCTCGTGAGCGCTTCCCTTCTAGCGGGGTCGTCGGTGTTGATAAGGGCGACGTTTAGATCCGTCAGTTCCCTTTCTTCCGGCGTGGGCGCGTGAACGGGTTGGCTCGTGTGGTGTTCAAGTGCCTCTGTTTCGATACGGCCACGCACTTTCTCTAGCATCTGTAATGCTTCGTTGTAGTGCTTTTGAGCGCAAAGAGAAGCGAAGTAGCCCGAGTAAACATCGCTCATCTCCGCAAGTAAGTATCGTTCAATGTTCGTTGTCGCGGCGTGCTGGATCATTTCATCGACCAGGGCGACACTCTTTCGATAAAGAGTGTCTGCTTCCTGGGTGTTGCCCATCTTCTCAGTAATCTCAGCCTTGATTGCGAGATTGCGCGGAACTAGGTAAAGCTCGTCGGCAATGTGGGTGTTCGCTGCAATGGCTGCGTTGATCGCGCCCAAAGCTGCGGTAAGGTCGCCGGTGTGCTCGTAGGCTTGAGCAAGCAACCCTCCTGCATCCGTTACCCCGCGATAGTTCTCGGTTTTTTCTGAAATCGAGACTGCTTGCTTGTAATCCGGGATAGCAGCGCTCCACTCTCCTCGCTCTCGGTTGATGGAGCCACGAGAGATGTAAACTTGCGCCTTATGCTGTTCGTAAATGGTTCCCTGAAGCCGCGAGAGAGATGCGTTGGCAAGAGCCAAGGCTGAATCGTACTGTTTCAATCCCGCGAGCGCGTCGATCTTCGCGTAAACCGCTATCGTTGGGTATGCGAGAGCTGGATTCGACTCTGCAATCTTGATTGCCTGATCGAGCGGAGTAAGAGCCTCTTTATAGCGACGAAGCTGCACAAGTCCAGCTCCGAATACGCTTGCATAGCGGACGGTCGCGGCGGGATCGTGTTCGACTTTTGAAAGTCCCCACGCTCGCACAACCTGCTTCTTCGCTGTATCGGTGTCGCCAAGGATAAAAGCGGCGATGCCCTGCTCACCTTCAGCTCGTGAGGCAAGTTCGAAATGGCGTTGCTTCAATGCAAGCGCCTTTACTTCCTCCCATGTAGACCGTGCCTGTCCCGCGTCGTAATTCGTCTCCAGCATTCCCCGGATTGTGAGAATACGGAGTCTGGTTTCGGCCTCTTGAGCTGCAGGGCTTCCCAGGTCTTGGGTCAGTTGGAAGATTTTGCCCGGAACACTACCCGATTCGTCTGGTGGGACCTGGCTCACTTCGGCATACAGCGCTTTGGAGTGTTGCTTTTGAGCGTCGAACAGATGCTGCGCTCTCGCGTACAAAGGCTGTGCATCTGCCCAGCGATTCCCCCACGCTAAGGTATCGGCCCTGTCGAGCAAGCCTTCCGCTGACTCAGGGGGAGCGGAGCTGTGGTGCGGTGAAATCAGGTAAAAGTAAGTGCTTCCAAGGACTACGAGTGTGACACCGAAAACTGCAAGAATCCTTTTGCCCCAACTGGCTCGCGACATGGCATCATCTTATCGAAGATGTACACATATTTGTGTGTAGGAAGCTCCCTTGTCCTCAGTACCTGCCGCGAAATCACGTATCACTCGTTCTTCGTTGTGCCAGCCAACCTCTCTAGGTGGAATCAAGGCGATTAATAGAGAGGTTGACTGGCACGCCCACGGCCTAAATGATTTGTTTGCATCATTTCCGTTGCATTTTCCACACCTACCCTTCAGTGTTTTTGCCAGCGTACCTCTCGATCAGTTGAAATTCGCTGAATTGGGGTGTCAAAACTTCCGAATTAGAGAGGTTGGCTGGCAAAAAGAGGGTCTTGGGGTGCTCAAGACGGGTTCCGATTGGATTTGGGAACACCATAGAGAGGTCCGCTGGCAGCAAGAACAGCGTAGAGAGGTCCGCTGGCAGCAAATAGAGAGGCTCGCTGGCAGAATAGAGAGGTCTGCTGGCATTAAGCGAGAGGAACGCTGGCACAGGTAGTGAGAGGTGTGTTGGCAGCTCTAGAGAGGTGCGCTGGCAAAGATAGAGAGGTGCGCTGGCAAAGATTAGGGTATAAACGTAGGCACAACAGCCACTTGCAAAAACCTATAGTACTTAAAGCGTTTTAAAGTATTTGCTTTTCTTATAGTATTCACCAAGCAACAACAGTTCACACGATGTCAAAATCAGTGGCCCACAAAACGGAACGTTCAGCACCGTTGTTGCCTGTTGCTGTTGATCCTGATTTGGTTCGTTTCGAAAAGAATCTCCTGTCTATCGGATTCTTTGGCGCCAATGACTCACGCGACAAGAATCGCACATCACGGCGCATCGAGCAGGTCGTTTTCCGAAATGGGCACAAAGTCAAAGTTGCGGCTGAATTCCGCGGCTCGGAGCAGCTCGGACTTCCTTCTACGACAGATCGAGACAAGTTCATTGCTTTGCTGAAGATACTCAGTGAAGAGCGCGTCAAAACTGGCCAGATTGCGAATCCAATCCGCTTTAGCGGCTATCGCATGATTCAGGAACTCGGCCTGTCTCGCAACGGAGAAATCTACGAAGAGATTGTGCGCTGGGGTAAGCGCATGACCGATACCACGATTACTTCGGAAAAGGTGGTCTATCGCGCTGCGAAGAAGGTCTACTCGGATGAAGTGCTGCACGTTTTCCGCTCGTTTAAGCGGACCGGGGAGAGCAATCTCAACGGAACGGATAGGCAGGAACATTACGAGGTGATGCTCGAAGAGTGGTTGATCGAGAACCTCAATCAGCGGTACGTCATCCCCGAAGATTTCAATGCGTACAAGATGCTCACGCGGCCGACTGCGAAGGGTATCTTTGGCAACCTGCATCTCTGGTTTCATGCTAGCCAGGGGAGGCAGGTCGAAAAAGACTATGCCGAGCTGTGCAATCTGCTCAACGTGCAGGTCTACCCTCATCTGTCGAAGATTAAATCAACCATGGGTCTCGCACTGAATGAGCTCGTGAACATCAAGTACCTCGACAAATGGGACGTGCAGCCCATGTCCAGCAAAGATGGGTACAAAATCGTACTTGCGCCTGGTCCTGCATTGATGCGCGTTCTACGTGAGTCATATCCGGAGCAGCAAGAATTGCCAGCCGGGAAATCAGAAGCGTCGAAGCTTCCCTCCTCTCCGGAAGATGAGGCAATCCAGCTCTTGAAGAGACACGGCATCTTGCCCGCGAAGTGCTTGGCGTTAGTCGAGCGCTTCGGCGCTGACTTGGTCTGCGATACGGTCGAGTACCTCGAATCGCAGATGAATTCTGGTAAACGAAACGGCGTCGAGAACCCTGCCGGACTTATCATCTACTCGCTGGAGAAAGATCTTCCCGTCCCTGCTGGGTTCATCAGCAGCCGCCGACGCGAAGTGATGCGGCAAGCCGCTGAACGCGATCGTGCTAAGGAAGAGGCCCGACAGGCTTTGGAAGCGGCCTACATGCGCTGGGTAGACGGCAAGCGTCAAGAAGCATTGGCCGAGCGCTATTCAGGCGACGAACTCGAAGCTAAACTCTCCGAAGTCATCAAGAAAAACAGCAAAGGCGACACGTTCTTCCGGCGCGTACCTCCTGCCCAGCATCGGAACCTCGCCCTGCAGCTCATCATGAAAGAGATCCGCGACGGTCTCGTTCTTCCCTCTTTCGAGGAATGGAAGTCGCAAAACGGACAAATTGACCTCTTCCAAGCAAACTGAGCTAATTTCTAGTTCCCCCCAAATCTCCTTGCAACAAGCGATATAGCTGCGACAAAGTTGCGATAAGCAATATCGCAACTAGGGTAACGCTTTGTATACCGCAAGTTGCGATAAGAAATATTGCTGCGATATAGCTGCGACATCGCGATATAGTTGCAATATCGCAGCGACAAGTAATGTCGCAAGAAAGAGTGTTTATGCCTGTAATTGCTGTTTCAAATCCGAAGGGCGGGGCCGGGAAGAGCACTACAACACTACTGCTTGCAACTTATCTCGCTCAAAGCGGAGCGTCGGTGTGTGTTCTCGATGCAGATCCGAATCAACCGATCATGGATTGGAAGACGAACGGGCTGTCGAAAACTACTTTGAAGGTCATCGGTGGTATCAAAGAGTCGAACCTAATGGAGGTACTCGACGCGCAAAATGATCAATTCGTTTTCATAGACCTAGAGGGAACCGCCAGTGTCCTTGTATCCCGTTCGATCGCTATGTCGGATTTCGTAATTATTCCGGTACAGGCCAGTGCCGTCGACGTGAGACAAGCAGGCAAGGCGATCCGGGCCGTAAAAGATGAGGAGAAGGTAGCTCAACGATCAAATATGTTGCGCAAGATTCCTTACCGAGTGCTGATGACGCGCACTCCTGCGCCTGGTGCTCCGGTGTCATCCGTTCAACGCCAATTGGAGTCTGAATTGGTGGACGCGAAGGTGCCTCGATTCCGTACGAGCCTTGCGGAACGTCTCGCGTACAAGGCGATTTTCGTTGAAAGGCTTACTCTTTCGGAGCTGGGTGAGCATAAGGTCGGCAATCTCGAAGCTGCCTATCAAAATATTCATGAGTTGGTAGAGGAATTGGTCGAGACTCTCCGCGAGCTAGATAGAAAGAGGTATCCAAATGAGCAGTAAATTTGGCCTCATAGATGAGTCGGACGACGTTGTCGAGCGATCTGAAGGAAAGATTGACTTGTCGGGGTTCGCCCCGGTCCAGAAAAGATCTCCTATCGATCTCGCTGAGGTAGATGCGGCTGCGGCTCCACATGGTTTTGTGAGCCGCGAGGCTGTCCCTGTAATTACTGAGGCAGCAGCTACCCACGGACGACGGCGCCGAGCAGTGCCGGCGGAGCCTACACGTCATTTGGCGGTGCGTATGGTGCAGTCCCAATACGACCGGTTCGTCGGCTACGCTGATCGATACAAGCTTACGTATCACGACGCCATTACGAAGCTGTTGGACGCTGTTGGGGAGTAGCGTCGCTGCCGCGAGTGGCCTCCAGGTTGGAAAGCTCCTGCAGCATAGCCTCGAACTCGGAGCGATTAGGGCTGCCGTCGTCTGCAACCTCTTGAACCTCGTATCTCCGAGCCAACTCGTCGCCCTCCGTCTCGATTGCGCGGGCGAGGCTATACATCGCTTGGGCGAGATCCTCGATCGTACGAAAGCTCACAATCATCTGGCCGGGAATGAACTCGATATTTGCGGGAAGGGAATCGAGCTGCAGTGGTTCTACGTCACGGCGAACAAGGGTGCGGAGCTTCTTGCGTGAGACTTCTCCCCCCTGGACGCGGATGAGATCCAGCTCAGCTGAAGGATCATCGGCCTTATGGATGCGATCGAGGAAATCGGCGAGTACCTGACGTTCTACGAGCCGCGACCGGCCGATGGCTGTGGTTGGGAGCATCTCCAGTAAGAGTTGGGCGGCGCGGGGCTGCACCTGGAAGAGCGACTCGATTTCCTTACGCTCGTAATGGGAACGGACGGAAGAGGCCACCGCCCGTCGGATTTCGTGTAGTCGAGTGATCCATGAGATGGGTCGTGGCATCGTCCCTCCTTGGAAGATTCCTTTATGTATTAGGAGTTTAGGATGATTTCCAAGAGAAGGGAATAGCTGCGCATATGCGCATTAACTCCTGTGAGGCTTCTGAATTTATTACCTACGACAATGTCAGTTGTCATGGGCTAAAATTCCGACATGGAGATTCAGCTTTTTTCCGGGGCCCCTGACGTTGGGGACAGCCAATCGGCCGAATCGGGCCTCGTAGAAGCCCAGCAGAGGCTTCGCCGGATGGTGCTTGACTCCGTACCATCCCCAAATTCCCGCCGAAATTACGCCAAGGCCCTCGATGACCTCTTTGCGCTCTCGGCTGGGCGGCCACTCACCCGCGCGCTATTTATGGAGTTCCGGGCCTCGATGGAAGGCTTGTCACCGTCCACCGTCAACGTCCGGCTCTCGGCGGTCCGGAAGCTGGTCGCGGAGGCGCGGCGAAACGGCATGATCGGAGTCGAGGATGCGGCGAGCCTCTCGGAGGTCCCGAACATACGGCAGAAGGGAACCCGGCTGGGGAACTGGCTGACGCGGGAACAGGCGAAGGAGCTGCTGGCCGTTCCCGATCGCTCGACGCTGAAAGGCAAGCGGGATTACGTGATTCTGGGGCTGCTGGTTGGCTGTGCGCTTCGCCGGCAGGAGCTGGCCACCCTCGACGTGGAGACAATCCAGCTACGGGAAGGCCGCTGGGTCCTGGTCGATCTCGAAGGGAAGGGAAGGCGCATTCGCACGGTTGCGGTCCCGGTCTGGGTTAAACAGGGAATCAACGCCTGGATGACCGCTGCCGGCATCGAGGATGGTCGACTGCTGCGGTCCATCTCGAAGGGCGGCAAGGTCGGCGAGAGCCTGAGCGACTGGGCGGTTTGGTCCGTAGTCGAGCAATCGGCGAAGGAGATTGGCATCGAGCGGTTCGGAGCCCACGACCTGCGCCGCACCTGCGCCAAGCTCTGCAGAAAGTCGGGCGGCGACCTCGAACAGATCAAGTTTCTGCTGGGGCACTCTTCCATTCAGACGACAGAACGCTATCTGGGGTCAGAGCAAGATATTGCGATCGCGGTGAACGATTCATTAGGCCTATAAGCGAATCGCTTATAGGGGCGATGGACGTAGTAAAAGGATAGGGATGGCAAAAGCAGAGCTGGAAGTGAAACCGGACGAATCTCCAGACCTCCTGAACGAGATCCGGAGTTTAATTGAAGAGGCTCGTCGGCAGACTGCTGCAGCGGTCAACTTTGGACTCACTGCGCTCTATTGGAGGATCGGGAACCGAATCCTGCGGGAAGTCCTTGGAAATGAACGGGCTAGCTACGGGGAGCAAATTGTCGCTACACTGTCGCGACAATTGGTGAGTGAGTTTGGCAGAGGCTTCGCAGACAAAAATCTGCGGAGGATGATGCAGTTTGCCGAGGTGTTCCCGGACGAAGAGATTGTCGCTACGCTGTCGCGACAATTGAGTTGGTCGCACATTAAAGAGCTGTTGCCCCTGGTGCGTCCCCATCAGCGGGAGTTCTACGCTGAGATGTGCCGAATCGAGGGCTGGAGCGTGAGAACGCTTCGCGAACGGGTTGACTCGATGCTCTATGAGCGCACTGCGCTATCGAAGCAGCCCGACGAGCTCGTGCAGCAGGAATTAGCAGTTCTTCGCAGCCGCGGCGATGTGTCGCCGTCCATGTTGCTGAAAGATCCGTACATTCTGGACTTCCTGGGACTCTCCGACCGATTTCTAGAACGCGACCTTGAAGACGCTATTCTGCGCGAACTGGAGACGTTTCTTCTTGAATTGGGTTCGGGGTTTTCATTTGTAGCTCGCCAGAAGCGCATTCAGCTCGATGGAGAAGATTTCTACATTGATCTTCTTTTCTACAACCGCAAATTGAAGCGATTGATTATTGTGGAGTTGAAGCAGGGAAGCTTCAAGCCTGAATACAAGGGGCAGATGGAGCTTTATCTTCGTTGGCTCGCAAAGAATGAAACAGAGCCAGGCGAGCAGAGCCCGATGGGTATAATTCTGTGCGCCGGGAAGAACACCGAGCAGATTGAGCTGCTGGAACTTGGGTCCGCAGGCATCCACGTCGCTGAATACCTCACGGTTCTGCCGCCCCCAGAGGTTCTTCGGGAGAAGTTGCACAGAGCTATCGAAACAGCGCGAATGAGGATTGAGACAGACTCATAATGTGCGCCGCCAGCAAACTCCGAGTCTGTTCCTTTGATATGGCGGAGGTGCCGCCTGATGGGTATGTGCTGGCAGAAGAGCAGGGAGAGATGTACTTCTGCAACGCACGTTGTCTCTGTTTATGGGCAGTGCATTTTGTGACTAATCCGCGGCGCTCCGAAGAACAGAAAAGGGTTGCTTGCGAGCCGACGATGCCTTCGGGTGAGAGACGGAAATTTACTGATTTTATAGAAGTGGCTCAGTGGAGTGCTGCGAATGTCCTGAAAGGAAAGTCGAACCCCTGGCTTGCGAATAGAACGACGGTTACGTAACAAAAAGCAGAATTGGCAACAAGTAACTGGCGCGCCACGTTTCATATGAAGTTGGTCGTGGAATTCAACTTGGGGTGTTATGGCTCTTTTGACCCAATAGAGTATTCTTCTAGTCAGTGAAGTCTCTACGCCAATTCGGAGCTGTCCTGCTGCTGCTCGTGTCCTTTGCGGCACCGGCGATGGCATGTATGGCTCCCGATGCGGAGATGACGGTCGAAGAACGCGCCTGCTGCCGCATGATGAAGAATGACTGTGGACAGATGGAGATGCCCGCTTCTCACGACTGCTGCAAGAAGACTCCGGGGGCGCTACACGATAGTGCTCTCAGGTCGGATTCGGTATCGTTCCACCCTCTTGTAGCCGTCGCAGTCGGGGTTTCATATTTTGATCTTTTCCCGTCTCACGATGCAACAAGCGGCTGGCTACAGCGTCCGGAACACTCGCCCCCAAAGCCCCCCCCCTCGATCATCTCTGCTCTCAGAGTCTAGTTCGCTTCTCTCTCGCTGAAGATTCGAGTCGCGCCTCTGTGCGCGCTCATGTCTGAACTGCAATCGAGACAGGAGTTTCCCTATGAAGGTGGCCTTGTATTGGACCGCCGCATTGGTGATGGCGACCGGCGCTTCTGCGTACGCGCAGGAGATGACCGGAATGCCAACGTCACTTGCTACGTTGATTTCAGAAGCACAGTCGAGCAATACCCAAATCTCGGCCGCAGATCACGCCCGGAAGGCTGCGACACACGTCGCTCAACAGGTGACAACACTTCCCGACCCGCAGTTCACGGTTCAGTCGTACAGTGTCGGGAGCCCCAAACCCTTCGCGGGCTTCAGCAACAGCGACTTCGCGTACATCGGATTTGGGGCATCGCAGGAACTTCCTTATGCCGGGAAGCTCCGGCTCAAGGGTGAGGTAGCCAACCGTGATGCGGATATGCAGCAGACGCAAGTAGACCTTCTGCGTTCGTCGATCACGGATCAGGTTAAGGCTCTCTACCTACGGCTCGCCTATCTTGGTGCAACCCTCTCGATTCTCAGTCGGAACGACGCTGTCCTCAAGCCGATGATTGAGACAGGCTTGTCCCGGTACAGTCTCGGACAAGGCAGCCAGGCCGAGGTGCTGAAAGCGCAGATCGAGCATACGAAGATCCTGCGTGAAGTGACCATGCACCATCAGGAGATGGGACAGCTTCAAGCCAGCCTCAAGCAACTCCTGCATCGGTCACAGTCCTCCCCGGACATCATTCCAGAGCCGCTTTCCCTGACTCCGCTGCAGCGGAGCGCCGAGGAATTGCAAAACCTCATTCTTGCTAATAACCCGGCTGTCTCGGTTAATACAGCGGATGTCCATAAGCAGGATGCCCAACTGAAGTCGGCGCAGCGCGAGAGCAAGCCAGACTTCAATGTCAGCTATATGTTTCAACAGACGGGCGGTGGCTATCGCGACTACTACATGCTGACGGTCAGTCTGCGGTTGCCTCGGCGCAAGCGGGTCGAGGCGGGTGTGGCGGAAGCTGCGGAATCTCTGGAGCGATCCAAACAGGAGCTCGACTCGCAAGTGCAGCAGCAACTCGCAGAGGTAAAGAAGCAATACATCGCCGTGACGAACACTGCCGAGCTAGTGACCGAGTATCAGGACGGCCTTCTACCTCAGGCACGGGCTGCATTTCAGGCCGAGCAGACGACCTATCAATCCGGCAAACAAGCCTTCGCGCCGGTGCTGTCCTCTCTGCTCGATGTCCTGACTTTTGAACATGACTATCAACAGGCGCTGCTCGACCACGAGACCGCCATTGCACGTCTTGAGACTCTGACGGGAGCGCAACTCCGATGAACAAAACTATTATCCGTACATCCCTATTTTGGCTTGGCTTGTTCGCGGTTGTGGCTGCTGTGTACGTCTATCGCACCAGGTCAATCGTTCATCCAGCATCCGCCCCGACAGGTGTTCAACCGATTGCGTCTGGACCGATGGCAGATATGAGCAAAGATGCGTCCATGTCAGCGGCGAAGATAGAGGCTCCGCTGGTGCCCGTGCAACTGACCAATGAACAGATGAACAGCATTGGCATAAAAACCGGAACCGTCGAATACAAGCTATTGAGTGACGAGATACGAGCAACCGGCACCGTGGATGTGGACGAGCGCCTTCAGTCGTCCGTGCAAGTTCGGTTCTCGGGCTATATCCGCAAAGTCTTTGCGAACGCAACGTACCAGTACGTCCGCAAGGGTGATCCACTCTTCACAATTTACAGCCCTGATCTGGTAGCGACGCAGGAAGAGTATCTCCTTGCCCGTCGAAATCAGACTGTTCTCAAGGGCAGTTCCATTGATGGAGTCGCTACCGGCGCGTCATCCCTGACCACAGCGGCAGAGCAACGGCTACGCCAGTGGGACATCCCGAACAGCGAGATCGTCAAACTCCAGGAGACGGGTAAGGCTGTGACCGAGCTAACCATCAACTCCCCTGCATCCGGTTACATCCTGGAACGCGTGGCGCTCCCCAATATGTATGTCGAGCCCGCGACGAAACTCTACACGCTCGCCGATTTCTCTCGTGTCTGGGTAAACGCGCAGGTCTTTCAGAATGACGTAGGCAGGCTGAAGCGCGGCGATAGCTCCTCGATCACGGTCGATGCCTATCCGGGACGCACCTTTCAGGGCCGTGTCGAGGAAGTCCTGCCGCAGGTCGATATGACGACGCGCACCGTCAAGGTGCGGCTGTCGGTCAATAATCCCGCCGTCACCCTCAAGCCGGGGATGTTCGTCAATGTCGATCTAAAGTCGGCGTTGGGGAGGCAACTCGTCGTCCCTACTTCGGCGGTCTTCCAGACGGGTCTCCGTCAGGTGGTCTTTGTCGATCACGGAAGCGGCAGTATCGAACCAAAGGATGTCAGTCTCGGTGCGAGGGTTGGGGATGACTTTATCATTCTGAAGGGACTGTCAGCTCATCAGCAGATTGTGACTTCGGCGAACTTTCTGCTGGACTCCGAGAGCCAGTTGCAAGCTGCGGCTAGTTCGTACACTCCTCCAGCTCCTGGAGCGGGGCAGCAAACCCCGAACCCATCAGCAGCACCTCAAGCTGTGGTCGCGATTGATTTCACAACCGACCCAAATCCGGCGCATAAAGGATCGAACGTCTTCCACGTCAAGCTGACCGGAGCGAACGGGCAGCGTGTCGCCGGAGCGCAAGTTGCGGTCACGTTCTTCATGGCGGCGATGCCGGCAATGGGCATGGGGGCGATGAACACGACCACACACCTCATCCAGACGAGTCCGGGACTCTATGACGGTACGGGTGTGCTGGAGTCCGGTGGGACATGGCAGGTCACGGTGATAGTGAAACAGAACGGCCAAACCATTGGCACAAAGCAGTTGCGCGTCAATGCCGAAGGGGGGATGTGACATGCTCTC is part of the Tunturibacter empetritectus genome and harbors:
- a CDS encoding CHAT domain-containing protein yields the protein MSRASWGKRILAVFGVTLVVLGSTYFYLISPHHSSAPPESAEGLLDRADTLAWGNRWADAQPLYARAQHLFDAQKQHSKALYAEVSQVPPDESGSVPGKIFQLTQDLGSPAAQEAETRLRILTIRGMLETNYDAGQARSTWEEVKALALKQRHFELASRAEGEQGIAAFILGDTDTAKKQVVRAWGLSKVEHDPAATVRYASVFGAGLVQLRRYKEALTPLDQAIKIAESNPALAYPTIAVYAKIDALAGLKQYDSALALANASLSRLQGTIYEQHKAQVYISRGSINRERGEWSAAIPDYKQAVSISEKTENYRGVTDAGGLLAQAYEHTGDLTAALGAINAAIAANTHIADELYLVPRNLAIKAEITEKMGNTQEADTLYRKSVALVDEMIQHAATTNIERYLLAEMSDVYSGYFASLCAQKHYNEALQMLEKVRGRIETEALEHHTSQPVHAPTPEERELTDLNVALINTDDPARREALTSAIYNTELRISPSALTQQTIAHPVRLSELQRSLSANALLIEYVLAEPNSYAFAITRETVTPYQLPSKSVIEADANRYRKEIHDQKEDRALAQHLFSELIEPIKQYSEKADLVIIPDGSLHLLPFSALADNTAYVLKTHTVDVAPSSTVYELLSRRSESREAVAMPYIGVAAWTQPADTRNPVLRAINGPQRSQLIPLPDSKKEVETIAGDLPHPSTILLGADATESRFKQVSMESTEVVHLALHGYADLDYPDRSALVFAPEQTTSAEDGLLQVREIRGLHLKAKLVTLSACNTGVGPVGQTGVANLVNAFIEAGADSVVSTLWELEDHTTEHLMAQFYSQLANHQRKVDALRAAQMELLDKGVPPYYWASFQVVGDPNGTL
- a CDS encoding replication initiator protein A; amino-acid sequence: MSKSVAHKTERSAPLLPVAVDPDLVRFEKNLLSIGFFGANDSRDKNRTSRRIEQVVFRNGHKVKVAAEFRGSEQLGLPSTTDRDKFIALLKILSEERVKTGQIANPIRFSGYRMIQELGLSRNGEIYEEIVRWGKRMTDTTITSEKVVYRAAKKVYSDEVLHVFRSFKRTGESNLNGTDRQEHYEVMLEEWLIENLNQRYVIPEDFNAYKMLTRPTAKGIFGNLHLWFHASQGRQVEKDYAELCNLLNVQVYPHLSKIKSTMGLALNELVNIKYLDKWDVQPMSSKDGYKIVLAPGPALMRVLRESYPEQQELPAGKSEASKLPSSPEDEAIQLLKRHGILPAKCLALVERFGADLVCDTVEYLESQMNSGKRNGVENPAGLIIYSLEKDLPVPAGFISSRRREVMRQAAERDRAKEEARQALEAAYMRWVDGKRQEALAERYSGDELEAKLSEVIKKNSKGDTFFRRVPPAQHRNLALQLIMKEIRDGLVLPSFEEWKSQNGQIDLFQAN
- a CDS encoding ParA family protein; the protein is MPVIAVSNPKGGAGKSTTTLLLATYLAQSGASVCVLDADPNQPIMDWKTNGLSKTTLKVIGGIKESNLMEVLDAQNDQFVFIDLEGTASVLVSRSIAMSDFVIIPVQASAVDVRQAGKAIRAVKDEEKVAQRSNMLRKIPYRVLMTRTPAPGAPVSSVQRQLESELVDAKVPRFRTSLAERLAYKAIFVERLTLSELGEHKVGNLEAAYQNIHELVEELVETLRELDRKRYPNEQ
- a CDS encoding tyrosine-type recombinase/integrase codes for the protein MVLDSVPSPNSRRNYAKALDDLFALSAGRPLTRALFMEFRASMEGLSPSTVNVRLSAVRKLVAEARRNGMIGVEDAASLSEVPNIRQKGTRLGNWLTREQAKELLAVPDRSTLKGKRDYVILGLLVGCALRRQELATLDVETIQLREGRWVLVDLEGKGRRIRTVAVPVWVKQGINAWMTAAGIEDGRLLRSISKGGKVGESLSDWAVWSVVEQSAKEIGIERFGAHDLRRTCAKLCRKSGGDLEQIKFLLGHSSIQTTERYLGSEQDIAIAVNDSLGL
- a CDS encoding PDDEXK nuclease domain-containing protein, whose translation is MAKAELEVKPDESPDLLNEIRSLIEEARRQTAAAVNFGLTALYWRIGNRILREVLGNERASYGEQIVATLSRQLVSEFGRGFADKNLRRMMQFAEVFPDEEIVATLSRQLSWSHIKELLPLVRPHQREFYAEMCRIEGWSVRTLRERVDSMLYERTALSKQPDELVQQELAVLRSRGDVSPSMLLKDPYILDFLGLSDRFLERDLEDAILRELETFLLELGSGFSFVARQKRIQLDGEDFYIDLLFYNRKLKRLIIVELKQGSFKPEYKGQMELYLRWLAKNETEPGEQSPMGIILCAGKNTEQIELLELGSAGIHVAEYLTVLPPPEVLREKLHRAIETARMRIETDS
- a CDS encoding TolC family protein, which encodes MKVALYWTAALVMATGASAYAQEMTGMPTSLATLISEAQSSNTQISAADHARKAATHVAQQVTTLPDPQFTVQSYSVGSPKPFAGFSNSDFAYIGFGASQELPYAGKLRLKGEVANRDADMQQTQVDLLRSSITDQVKALYLRLAYLGATLSILSRNDAVLKPMIETGLSRYSLGQGSQAEVLKAQIEHTKILREVTMHHQEMGQLQASLKQLLHRSQSSPDIIPEPLSLTPLQRSAEELQNLILANNPAVSVNTADVHKQDAQLKSAQRESKPDFNVSYMFQQTGGGYRDYYMLTVSLRLPRRKRVEAGVAEAAESLERSKQELDSQVQQQLAEVKKQYIAVTNTAELVTEYQDGLLPQARAAFQAEQTTYQSGKQAFAPVLSSLLDVLTFEHDYQQALLDHETAIARLETLTGAQLR
- a CDS encoding efflux RND transporter periplasmic adaptor subunit, which produces MSKDASMSAAKIEAPLVPVQLTNEQMNSIGIKTGTVEYKLLSDEIRATGTVDVDERLQSSVQVRFSGYIRKVFANATYQYVRKGDPLFTIYSPDLVATQEEYLLARRNQTVLKGSSIDGVATGASSLTTAAEQRLRQWDIPNSEIVKLQETGKAVTELTINSPASGYILERVALPNMYVEPATKLYTLADFSRVWVNAQVFQNDVGRLKRGDSSSITVDAYPGRTFQGRVEEVLPQVDMTTRTVKVRLSVNNPAVTLKPGMFVNVDLKSALGRQLVVPTSAVFQTGLRQVVFVDHGSGSIEPKDVSLGARVGDDFIILKGLSAHQQIVTSANFLLDSESQLQAAASSYTPPAPGAGQQTPNPSAAPQAVVAIDFTTDPNPAHKGSNVFHVKLTGANGQRVAGAQVAVTFFMAAMPAMGMGAMNTTTHLIQTSPGLYDGTGVLESGGTWQVTVIVKQNGQTIGTKQLRVNAEGGM